From the Dermacentor variabilis isolate Ectoservices chromosome 5, ASM5094787v1, whole genome shotgun sequence genome, the window TCGATGACTGGAAAATAGGCATTACAAACTGGCTGGCTGAACCACATCTACAGGATCGTCGGGAGTACTGACCATGGGCGGGATGCTACCAAGCTCGGACGCAACACAAGCCAGTGACAGAAAGTAAGAACGTTTTATTCGAGTAGCTGTGCAGCCAGAAAGGCTAAGGTGGCCACATTGCAGTGACAAGCAAGGACTGGAATTAATGTGGTTGGCAAGAAAAACTGCACATATATacgttaactttgttttcatggTTATCGAGTGTTATATTTTTCTTCTAGGGAGTTTTCCGTGTAGTTAAATCATATCCAGGTACCGTTATGTGCCCCCTCATTTCCATCTCAGGAACGCACGTGCCCGAGATCGGTGACAGTTTGGCGCAACTGAAAATGCTCACCCGCTAGGGTCCTGCTCAACCAGCTTCAGCTGTTCCAGGGCTTGAAGGGCCTTGCGTGCCACACTGGCAGAGGCAGGGCAGAAGTGGGATGGGCGGACGCCCCGGCGGTACCGGCCACCATAGATCTTGCGCATGGACTTGACACCAGATGGAGACCGCATGTATAGGTGCCGCGCTACAGATGCTGCAGTAGTGAACCAAACCATGAGGCACATATGGTCAAGTGGCACTACGACCCTTTTACAAGCATACAGTGGCCAAGGTGCTACCAGTGGCAGGAATTTCATCTGTGGCATGCGAAGATGACAGTGCAGAGGAGAAATTTTGATGTCACAAAGCAATCAGTCTTCCATGGTGCTGCCCACAACTTTAGACATACCTCAATTAATAGCAAGGCATACCTACCAGCAGAACATTATGTTACTTCATTACGCTTGCAGGATCCTTCAGATTTCATTAGTTTTGGTCCATTAGGCATGACTGCCAAAAATTTTTATGGAGAGTTAAATTCGCTGGCACAATACCCATATTTGCTAACAATGATATAAATAAAAATTAGCATAAGAGTAATCATCCGTATTGTTACTCCTCTCCAAGAAATTATTTTTCCGAATTTGGCAGCACGCATAGAAGTTGATATCACTAAATTTCTTAAAATTGTAACTGTGGCATTCAGCATTCATTATTTGTCATCACTCCTCAACAGACTGCTTCAGATGCCGCTATAAAGCTCCTAGTCTCTGGTAATCCTGCTCGAATGGCAGCCACACAGTATCTAAACAGAAACTTTACAAGCAACAAGCTGAAATTAATTGAGAGCAATATGCTTATTTTCAAGCTTCAAAACTCTTGTCAATTCTATGCAATAAAAGGACATCAATGAGTAAAGACTGTGTAATCTGCAGCACTATGCCACAGCATTTGGGGTGCAACTGAGATCAGCTGTTCTACACCAGTCACTCTTGATGACAAATGAAAGGATGGCACAAAAAAACAGGGACAGTGCGCCCCTGCCAGAAATGGCTGGGTGCATGATACACAGGTGCTGCCGCCACATCCTGTATAAGGCTTGTCATTTCTGCCATATAGTAATTTGCCAAGCAAAATGTACACTCGCTGGGAATTCCAAGTCTGCTTTAGACCTTTATAATCCGCGCACCTAGTCCGGGATCTTCAGTAATATTTTATTCTAACCGAAATAATGCCAGCTTGTTTTTAACCTAACCTTGCACCTACCTACCTTAATCTCCATGCAGCCTCATGCTAAAAGAATAATAAACTTCACCAGTACGAGAATTGTCATTCCCTAGATGGCACTGCATCGTTGTGCACCCAGCCATTACTGGCAGGGGCACAGTCTGTAGTGTGCACAGCGTTATTAAAAATGGGAGAACTTAGGTGGAGAAGCTCGTCCGTGTTCTTTTGCACTACCTTTCGAGTATgtaataccaacacgcccaacattCAGTACTTGACAACTGAGATGCACTTGTATCATTCTTTCAAGATTACTTTGATGTGTACCAACAGTTGTGAGGGTGAAAATTGGAGACAATGCAGATCAACACTACATTCAATCACTACAGATGCTCTCACTGAGCATAGAATTAAACCAAAgttgtgttttacgtgccatgAAAACTTTGACCGATACTGAAACTAGGATTAGCGATGGCGTGAACAGTTCTGAAAGGAACCGATAGAACGTTCCTGCAAGGACACAGAACCAGGAATGAGGGCGTGACGTCACGCCTGCCACTAAACGTTGCCTACCCAACTTTGGCATGGTCTGCAGTGTAAGTGTTTGCGTCTGAAATACGAATAGATCACAATAAGCGCAAGCGTGGTGAATGTTCAGCTATTTTAGGTGCGACGAGGGGCCTGCTGCAATACACTCGTCAACGGAACTTACCGCATCGTGTGTAGAACCAGTCCTCGTCATATGGGGCCAGCTCCTTGTAGATGGCGGTC encodes:
- the LOC142582299 gene encoding small ribosomal subunit protein eS19-like, producing the protein MPSVGVKDVDQQAFVRALSAFLKKSGKLKVPDWVDVVKTAIYKELAPYDEDWFYTRCASVARHLYMRSPSGVKSMRKIYGGRYRRGVRPSHFCPASASVARKALQALEQLKLVEQDPSGGRKLTSQGRKDLDRIAAQIKMKTSASASAK